ACCTCctcttattttattgcaatttaattattctacaataatattttcaccTTTTACTgtgttatttaacattaagtgaatttgttcatttttccgaaaagaaaaaaaacacttgatactttttaaagaatttattttaaaatactgttaaaacatataaaccTTTTTATAATGGAAatgaatcaaattattttaactatttacaaTTATGTCTTTAAAGATTAACACGTTTAGTGCCACCACTCGTCCTGCgagttcatttttatatttgaaatcgtggtggcattgaatgtgttaatcTAAACGGTATTGAAGACTAAATTCATTCATCTACgttaatttctatttgttgttgcccaaagttatcaaatacGACCAAAATTTGGATTTCTCTGCAATCTGAAAGTCGTTATTCTTTTCTAATCTTTCCATAaatcacatattttaaaaagtatcaaaattttacagatcataaaaaattttattgtcttaGATCACCAtcacttttaatttagaatattaaaagatttcaCGGAAATTCTGGTTTTTGAAAGGAAAATATGATGAATTGACAGACAAAAGACTAGTAAAGAAAAGGTCTGGTGATCTTTTACCCGTATTTCgttcacattaaaaattaatgttacgcGTTAACCTCCCAAAGTTTCATATCGTTTTCTACGATCTCCGCGAACATGTCAGCTTTGTGCCGGTCTTTGAACAATGGTCTTAGAGTCTTAAGACCAAGACCAAGTAAAGCTCCGTTGTCTAACAAATCATTCAGTTTGAATGCCAGTATTGGGTTGTAATGCAACCGAAGTAGACTTGGtcttgaatataaatattggcTGTCCCTTAGATTCGTCTTTGCCCATGTCTCTACTGTTTTGTTACCACTCGCTATCtgtaaattgattaaatttaaataatttaataattaaattttaatgattttattattaaattatttaaataagtaaataaaaaattattaaaatttaataattaaataaaaaataattatttatttatataagttagAAATGAGTTCGGTATTGAAACAGctattatattttagctttttatGGATACTCACCCGTATTTCTCCGACTTGTTTGAGGAAATacgatgaaaaataaaagcgCAGGTTGTCGGAACTTGATTGACGCATGTTTCGCTGTCGTATGTACGCTCGGAGGAGATTGTATCCCGTTCGTTTGTATTTGAAAACCTGCAATTATTAcatcttattttattgctattCTTCTTAGAGAGGTTGTAATTTAGAAgagaaaattatcttttaagttGTTGTCTTTTCTCATTCATAGATGGCGGTAATTAGAAcacgtattaaaattactgtgACGCTTAagtagtacaaaataaatgttttgtactaattataaagtacGTGATTATTTCATCGTTGTCTTTTCTTTATAGGATTATCTGACTTAGTCTAGGCTTATATTACAAGTATgctcttatttattataacataatgaGTATTTTTGAGGtacaatattaatgaattatttaaaagttagaTTTTTTGTATGCTTTGTGTACCTAATATAGAGTAGAAAATGAACtaacttgataaataaaattcccaGTAACATAGGAATCGATGTAATGAGTACCGTAGCTCTTCATAAATCTCCTAACGTCGCTAGCATCGCTCACATTCAGTTTGTCTATAGCTCTCTTCACGTAGTCTTTGACGGTTACGTTATCCAAACTGTCCAATTGCACGGACTTGTGTACTTTCATCAGCTTCACCAGCACGTAACAACAGTTGTCAGGTTTAGTGTCGTATTCGATACCGAATGCACGCATTATTTCGTCGAGTATCCAATCACCCAAGAACGCCTTCCATGGTTTATCTGTTCTGGAAATGATTGATACAACGAGTTCAAGAAACCACAGCAAAGTAAACAATACAAGTTGTCTACTAAAAATGAGCTCACGCTATGATTATGACAAGTCTTGGCTCAAAAGTTTTCTATGCAATTTAGTAGAGAATTGAACCCAAAATGACAAAAGTCAAGGCGATTAACTCTATTACTCATCACCCTACATTGTATGAGTTTCGGTACATACCTATGTGAAtagtttacataata
The sequence above is drawn from the Papilio machaon chromosome 22, ilPapMach1.1, whole genome shotgun sequence genome and encodes:
- the LOC106712563 gene encoding torso-like protein; protein product: MTFWLFLAVFLCGGLCQSEESDLGYGLNIGNAIDVFANYGDLSQVTQVVSADYEEENAEHVEPFREKNIRLFSNISSRQVSGDTMIDMNILLCETFDDLLATYFENFRIEGTDKPWKAFLGDWILDEIMRAFGIEYDTKPDNCCYVLVKLMKVHKSVQLDSLDNVTVKDYVKRAIDKLNVSDASDVRRFMKSYGTHYIDSYVTGNFIYQVFKYKRTGYNLLRAYIRQRNMRQSSSDNLRFYFSSYFLKQVGEIRIASGNKTVETWAKTNLRDSQYLYSRPSLLRLHYNPILAFKLNDLLDNGALLGLGLKTLRPLFKDRHKADMFAEIVENDMKLWEVNA